taaatggttttaaacttttttttttatttgagattaaCTAATCAAAGCattaaatttcatccaaaataaaagcatgacttttgtccttttcaaaatgaatttgattaaATTGTTCCAGCGCACGAATTCGTGTTTGTGATGAGAAACATTTTCATTTCCTTCCCAAATTCACCCGCACGTGAGTGAGAGTTTCGTTTCAGAGACTGATTTTTGAGCTACGATTCCACACCGCATTGCCAAACATGGGTGCTTCAGAATCTACTCCCTCAAGCAGACAGGTATTTATTTAACTCTTTCAATTCCTTCTCTTAGTTAATTCTATCCTTCTTCATTCACTGAACTCTTTCGATTTGCTATGGCCGAAGACGCCAGATGACAAAATCACAACCATAACTGAGCGATCGGAAGCCTCTGACCCTATCTTGGAGCGCCTCAAATCTCTCAAAATTGTATGCACTCTTTTCTTCACATAACAAAACCAATCCTTATTGTGAGGGGTTTTTTTTGTcgttgattatttttatttgtttatgactCACTTAATTGTTTCACTGCAGACACCGCCCATATTGACCTCACCCCCAACAGAGGGTACCTTAACTGATATTTTAGTGAGGAAGCCTTCGTCGTCCTCGGTTTCAGGTGATGATCTCTTATTTCTCAATCATTCTGTTATTCCTGATATTTGCAATAGAATTCAACAGAGGGCTTATTGGTCTAAAGTATCTTTTTTATGCATCTAGCGGTGCTCCTTTTGGTGGAATTTGTTTTTCCTAAAATGACTGTGGTAGGCTATTTGGCTAAACAATAATTCTGAAACTTTGGTTTTTAACTGTGCCAAATAGTGTCGTTTGGTCCACGTAGCTGACCTCACCTACTGGGATAAGACTTTGTTGTTTGTTGTTATGGTTGTAAAAATGATTGTGGTAACTTAGATGTTATTCCTGGCTCAAGACATCTTTACTTAACAATGGAATGTTTGTTGACGTggctatttttaaataaaaatgaaaatgtagAGTTCTATCTTCTCCCAGTTTTTGCTTTTActcatggttttaaattgcggCCACATCAGTCATATTTTCTGGCAATTGCCTGCTATGGAAAGGTTTTCTGGCTTACAGCAACACAACCAAATCCGCGACCATAaccgcaatttaaaaccatgctTTTACTGGTTGTGATTTCAACACATGTTGCATAGCTTCTGTTGCAACTGATTAGTTATTAAAAAAGTACTTTAGCTAGTTGGCAGTATTCATGAACTTTTCCTCTTAATACAAGCTATTAATTTACATGGGTATATATGACCCTGGAAAAAGGTTTCAGATTTGAAACTGAGCTGGTTTTGACTTATAACATTGACAAGGATATTGATAGGCTCAAAAGTGAAAGAGTAAACTGTAAGGTTTATTTATTCATTGAAAGATAGTATGCTCCTCTAACAGAAGGAATTTCCCTGGGTTACCACAGCAAGAAGGCACCGGAACCGGGGAAATTAACCTCCTGTTCAGAACAATAAGATCCTAATTCccaaaatggaaaataaaaaaaacctccATGGTCTATCCATTCCCCATGACAGCTATAATAGAACGCAGTGTTGCTGTGCAATGCATTTCCTAACAGCAGCCAGCTCAACTCTCATCAATCGTGATTATTCCCTGTGCCCCACATCTTTTCCGCACATAAAGCTTCCACATTCGTGTTTGGTTGTTTGCTGAGGGTTCTGTTATGGGCATGCTATTCTTGACCCATAGACCTATCATATTAGCAAGGATCCTCTTATGGTTCTTACTGTGCTAATAATCCCAAGTCTACATCTGTAAATGCTTGAGAGTTTGAGGAATCATTTTGTTCTCTGTTAAACTTTTTACCACACATTCCCTTATCGTATAGTTCTCAAACAAGAGCTGAGAGCATAAATATGTCATGCGCTCGTGCTATATTGCAATATTAATAATTGCTGAAATGCTATATTGCAATATTAATAATTTCTGAAAACCAACATGCGCTCGTGTTTCAGAAACACATTGATGTGCGTATGTTTCctatatgatttttttgtttttcgatCACATTTAAGTCCTAATAGAACTCTTTCTCTGATATATCATGTTAGTTGGGATCATTCTATTCTATGGTAGCAGCTGCATTTAATATTCGTAGTTTTATTGGGGGCAATTACTTGGTTGCTCTCTTTTTCATGATTGAAACAGCTACAGTCAATCCGAAGGTTATACTGGAGCTCTTCTCAATGTACCATGATTGGCAGGAGAAGAAGGCCCAAGAGATAAGCAAAAGACAGGTCTGTTCAATACAAAAATAGTTCAGTGAATACATGCACCCTTTCCCATCACACTTAATCCCTCCGTCCCTATTTATAAGATCCTTTAAGAAAAGTAGTTAGTTtagttaatcacattaaatatgTCAATTATTTGTACTATCATTCCataattattcttttcttaTCTCTCTATCCACTTAATTGTTTTTCATTAATGTTCGGAGAGAGAATAATTAAGGATatgtaggaaaaaaataattaatgcatctaaaaattagaaaaaggtCTTAAAAAAAGGGCCaaacaaatttttgaaaaaaaatcttataatgaGGGACGGAGGAGGGAGTAGTCACTTACACAAGATGAAACTTTTTCCTTGCAAATGTATAATTCGATTTCAAGTGAATTACATACAGCTCCTCTACCCAAACTCAAACCACCCTTTTAGCCTCTTGATTTTCAAGACATAAAACACTTATCTTCTGTTAATACAAGGGCCTGCAGTGTTAATTTTATCATGAAATAACTAAAATACTGTCAATGGTTTTAGTTAAAACTGAGTTATATGATAAGCATGACCTGTTCCTTacttgttaaataaaataaatatagttgacatgcatttaaatataatatatagttgACCAATATTTGTTAGATATAACAAATTGACTTATATTTGCTAATTAGAATAAGCAGTGTTGCTGCACCAGTTAGTAACCACAACAAGGGGAAGAATATGTCTCTAATATTTGTGTTGTTGTCGCCATTGAGTTAACTGTTAACAAGAACTAACTTAAATTGGCTGCTCGATTTAGTATGtgaaattcaaacaaaaatttaaagtttgTAGAGGGGAGGTGTATGTAACTTATTCTTGAATTTATTTTCAAGTTGGGCATATTTTTATGCAAATAAATACAGAATACTTGTggtattaacaaaaaaaacataattatgatTTGGTACGTTGTGTCATTCTCTTTTCAATTTGTGAATGGTCATGGTTAGTATCTGTTAAACAAATGGGGAGATGAGAAGAATTGCCTTTAAACACATACTTTCTACCTTTGTGGATTTTGTATATACAGCTAAAGCTGGGTCTGTTTCCCCCTTCCATGCTGGAAAAAACTGATTTTGGCACCTTTCTAACtatttaatatgtaaatattgGTAGTGAATAATTGAGAAAAAGATATTGTTCaaactattaatataatttttttagtgggAGAATTTGAATCCTGAAgttaattttcattattgtttagaaggaaaaaatgaaaaggctGAACCCTTCCTTATTTGGTGATAACTCCCTACTCAATATTTCTAATAGGAAAATGCAATTTTTGCAGGaggaaatagaaaacaaaatagaagTTGCAGATGCTTTAGCAATCAAACTTCTTCAGCGATATAATCATTCAACATCTACAATGAAGACTGCCTCACAACATCTATCGGGAGGTAATTATCAGACACAGttcaaaaaatatttggaaTACCAGGATTATCAATTTTATAGTGTTTGTCTTAAAACACACTTTCCAATGCACGTTCAACTGAATGCTATACTCACAATGGATTGACGTTCAACTGAATGTAACGCTCATTCAAACAAACCTATAGGCAGTGACTAACACTGTAACACGTGCTTTTGTAATCTGTTGAACAAGTTGAAAGGGAAATTTCCTCTTTCATTGTTTAGAAGGACCACGAACTCATAAAATCTTGATACATTTGCACTTATGTCATAAATCACAATGTTTTCATGTGGTATTCTATGATTGCTTGTGAACTATGTTAACTCTATGTTGGAACACGTGCATGCAGTTCATGCATTGCAGGTGGAAATTGGAGAGCTCAAAGGAAGGTTGACTGAAGTTATAAGTAACTGTGATGCACTGTGcaataggattgcatcagaggGCCCAGAATCTCTCCGGTCATCTATCAAGCCTTTTGCAATTGCTACAACTGACCAAGAAACCTGCTCAAGTTCATCTAGTTTGCGGACAGTTTCAAAAACAAATTCACCTTCAGCAGAAGAATAGTCAGACCAACAGTTTTGATTCTTGCTCATATTTTCAGAAGCTTCCTGCATTCTTATCGAATGAGGCGCTCGATAGTCTGCAGAACGGTTGGATCACATTCACATGATAGACTATTTTTTTATGGGACTATGTTTTGGATTTGGAGGGCATGCAACTTTTCATTGATGGGGACCAAGTTATGGCAACCACAGAGTAACCCAGCCATGTTATAATGCTTCTATGAAAAGGAGCTATGATGCTCATCACCGACACGCACATATTGAGTTTGGTTGCTATCTTGAGGCAAAAAAATGAAAGGACGTGTGATCAGATCTAAAGCATTTGTCATTTTTTGGgtggggttttttttttttataagttcacGTCATTGTTTTCGACGATCTGAGTTGCACAATATTGCGGTAATTTCAGTATAAAATGAGCACGTGATCGTGTAATTAGTTGTGCGACATGTTGCCATTGtcttattatgaaatttacacAAAATTGTTCGCAAAACAGATCCAAGTCCCCTTCATCTGCCGACATGTTCTGCACCGACACAGATCATCCAAACTCACATCAGCCAAAACCAGTGTCATCTCCTAGAACACAATCTCAGAAAAAAAATCCGACAGAACCCCCAAAGCATAAAACTCAAGCCCCCCAATTTAAcagtttggtttttaatttaaacacgCAACAATATAGTAGTTTTACAGTGAAATGAGGAGCCATACTTGATACTCCCATTGGAACCATTTTGTATTCCAATCCAGGGAGTGAAATATAGTAGAAACCAAGGAAGAAACAGAACAACTGGAAGAACTTAATAGATTCTACAAGAAAATGGGCGTAGATGTATATAGCTTTTAATTGAATGAATCAACGGGCttacaagaagaagaaatccgACAAATGCACATCTAGGAAATAACAGTTGCAACAAGAAAACAACATAAATTGCCCATAAACTAAACTATGTCAACGGCATTATATGATCAAAACAGCAAAACCCCCTCTTCCTCAAGTTGCAGATGAGATTCAAGGTTGTTGCTGAGCATCAATGTAGCCAGCATCAACAAGAACCTTCTCTTTCTTAGCCATCTCAATGTCCCGGTCAACCATCATCTTCACAAGCTGCTCAAACCCCACTTTAGGTTTCCAACCAAGCACCTTCTTGGCCTTGGAAGCGTCCCCTTTGAGGTTATCGACTTCAGAGGGGCGAAAGTATCTCTTGTCAATGACGACATGGTCCCTCCAATTGAGTCCCACATAGCCGAACGCGACTTCCAAGAACTCCTCCACGGTGTGGGACTCTTCAGTGGCCACAACATAGTCATCGGGCTTCTCCTGCTGCAGCATCAGCCACATGGCTTCAACGTAGTCCCCAGCGAAGCCCCAATCTCTGGAGGCCTGGAGGTTGCCCAAGAAGAGCTTGCTCTGGAGCCCGACCTTGATGCGGCCCACGGCCCGCGTGATCTTGCGGGTCACGAAATTCTCGCCGCGGCGGGGGGACTCGTGGTTGAAGAGGATGCCGTTGCAGGCGAAGAGGGAGTAAGCCTCGCGGTAGTTCACGGTGTACCAGTGGGCGGCGCATTTGGAGGCGGCGTAGGGGGAGCGGGGGTGGAAGGGGGTGGTTTCGGACTGCGGCGGAGGGGTGGCGCCGAACATCTCGGAGGAGCCGGCTTGGTAGTAGCGGATGTGGGAGCGGCCGGAGGCGGCGATGTGGGAACGGACGGCCTCGAGGAGGCGGAGGGCGCCGGTGGCGACGACGTCGGCGGTGTAGTCGGGTATCTCGAAGGAGACGGCGACGTGAGACTGAGCGGCGAGGTTGTAGACCTCGTCGGGGAGGATGGTGTCGAGCCAGCGGCGGAGGGAGGAGGCGTCGGAGAGATCGGCGTAGTGGAGCTTCATGCGGGCCTTGTGGGCGTTGTGGGGATCCACATAGATGTGGTCGATGCGCTGCGTGTTGAAGTTCGAGGAGCGACGGATCAGACCGTGCACCTCGTAACCCTTGTCTAGAAGGAATTCCGTCA
The nucleotide sequence above comes from Glycine soja cultivar W05 chromosome 11, ASM419377v2, whole genome shotgun sequence. Encoded proteins:
- the LOC114373956 gene encoding uncharacterized protein LOC114373956 isoform X2 codes for the protein MGASESTPSSRQTPDDKITTITERSEASDPILERLKSLKITPPILTSPPTEGTLTDILVRKPSSSSVSVNPKVILELFSMYHDWQEKKAQEISKRQEEIENKIEVADALAIKLLQRYNHSTSTMKTASQHLSGVHALQVEIGELKGRLTEVISNCDALCNRIASEGPESLRSSIKPFAIATTDQETCSSSSSLRTVSKTNSPSAEE
- the LOC114373956 gene encoding uncharacterized protein LOC114373956 isoform X1; amino-acid sequence: MGASESTPSSRQTPDDKITTITERSEASDPILERLKSLKITPPILTSPPTEGTLTDILVRKPSSSSVSATVNPKVILELFSMYHDWQEKKAQEISKRQEEIENKIEVADALAIKLLQRYNHSTSTMKTASQHLSGVHALQVEIGELKGRLTEVISNCDALCNRIASEGPESLRSSIKPFAIATTDQETCSSSSSLRTVSKTNSPSAEE
- the LOC114373955 gene encoding GDP-mannose 4,6 dehydratase 1-like — encoded protein: MENTEGSRSATNGVLPLARKVALITGITGQDGSYLTEFLLDKGYEVHGLIRRSSNFNTQRIDHIYVDPHNAHKARMKLHYADLSDASSLRRWLDTILPDEVYNLAAQSHVAVSFEIPDYTADVVATGALRLLEAVRSHIAASGRSHIRYYQAGSSEMFGATPPPQSETTPFHPRSPYAASKCAAHWYTVNYREAYSLFACNGILFNHESPRRGENFVTRKITRAVGRIKVGLQSKLFLGNLQASRDWGFAGDYVEAMWLMLQQEKPDDYVVATEESHTVEEFLEVAFGYVGLNWRDHVVIDKRYFRPSEVDNLKGDASKAKKVLGWKPKVGFEQLVKMMVDRDIEMAKKEKVLVDAGYIDAQQQP